In Marinobacter sp. LQ44, the following are encoded in one genomic region:
- a CDS encoding NRDE family protein, whose translation MCLIAFAIGQSPEFPLVVAANRDEFFRRPTAAMDWWQDNSGQQILAGQDLESGGTWLAVNTDGTVTAVTNVREGSPEAGRQSRGELPLHALRLSTGELQSSLDAEPGRYAGFNLVKLTGLGGWYYSNRDAHPGRQVFRGVYGLSNHLLQTPWPKLLRLRKAVGHCVEQARQDPAPLHKQLLSLLQDTTPAPDRSLPDTGVGMETERFLSSPFIVGDHYGTRATTVVTVSRQGQVSVTEQSWGPNAVTLEKRQFAWQR comes from the coding sequence ATGTGCCTCATTGCTTTCGCCATCGGACAAAGCCCGGAATTTCCCCTGGTGGTGGCAGCCAACCGGGACGAGTTCTTCCGGCGCCCCACCGCCGCCATGGACTGGTGGCAGGATAACAGCGGCCAGCAGATTCTGGCCGGACAGGACCTGGAATCCGGCGGCACCTGGTTGGCGGTCAATACCGACGGCACGGTAACAGCCGTTACCAATGTGCGGGAAGGAAGCCCCGAGGCTGGCCGCCAAAGCCGTGGCGAACTGCCCTTACACGCACTGAGACTCTCAACCGGTGAACTGCAATCCTCACTGGATGCAGAGCCCGGGCGCTATGCGGGGTTCAACCTGGTGAAGCTGACCGGTCTTGGAGGCTGGTATTACAGCAATCGGGACGCCCACCCGGGCCGGCAGGTATTCCGGGGCGTTTATGGCCTGAGCAACCACCTGCTGCAGACCCCCTGGCCAAAACTGCTGAGGCTACGCAAGGCCGTTGGCCATTGCGTGGAACAAGCGCGCCAAGACCCGGCGCCGCTGCACAAACAGCTACTGTCACTCTTGCAGGACACCACGCCAGCGCCCGACCGGAGCCTTCCGGATACCGGCGTTGGCATGGAAACCGAGCGATTTCTGTCTTCACCATTCATCGTCGGCGACCACTACGGAACCCGAGCAACCACGGTTGTTACCGTGTCCCGACAGGGCCAGGTGTCAGTCACCGAGCAATCCTGGGGACCGAATGCTGTCACTCTGGAAAAACGCCAATTCGCCTGGCAGCGATAG
- a CDS encoding thymidylate synthase: MKAYLDLMQDVVDNGFDKGDRTGVGTRSVFGRQMRFNLQDGFPLVTTKKVHLRSIIYELLWFLKGSTDNNWLAERKVSIWNEWALDNGDLGPIYGKQWRSWQCHDGRVIDQISEVIEQIRTKPNSRRLIVSAWNPAELPDESVSPQDNVREGRMALAPCHCLFQFYVADGKLSCQLYQRSADLFLGVPFNIASYALLTHMIAQQCDLDVGEFVHTFGDCHLYSNHLTDDIVFEQLKREPRALPKLVIKRKPESIFDYELEDFEFEGYDPYPVIKAPIAI, encoded by the coding sequence ATGAAAGCTTACCTCGACCTGATGCAAGACGTTGTCGACAACGGATTCGACAAGGGTGACCGCACCGGGGTTGGCACCCGCTCCGTGTTCGGCCGGCAAATGCGCTTCAACTTGCAGGACGGCTTCCCCCTGGTGACCACCAAGAAAGTCCACCTGCGAAGCATCATCTACGAATTGTTGTGGTTCCTGAAAGGCTCCACTGACAACAACTGGCTGGCGGAACGAAAGGTCAGCATCTGGAATGAATGGGCACTCGATAATGGCGACCTGGGGCCGATTTACGGCAAGCAGTGGCGCAGCTGGCAGTGCCACGACGGTCGGGTGATCGATCAGATCAGCGAGGTTATCGAGCAAATCCGAACCAAGCCAAACTCCCGGCGCCTGATTGTCTCCGCCTGGAACCCGGCGGAACTGCCGGACGAGTCAGTCAGTCCTCAGGATAATGTGCGGGAAGGGCGCATGGCGCTCGCTCCCTGCCATTGTCTGTTCCAGTTCTATGTGGCGGACGGCAAGCTGTCTTGCCAGCTTTACCAGCGCAGTGCGGATCTGTTTTTGGGGGTGCCTTTCAACATTGCGTCTTATGCTTTGTTGACCCACATGATTGCCCAGCAGTGTGATCTGGACGTTGGTGAGTTTGTGCACACGTTTGGGGACTGTCACTTGTACAGTAATCACCTGACCGACGATATCGTGTTCGAGCAGCTAAAGCGCGAGCCCCGTGCGTTGCCGAAGCTGGTGATCAAGCGCAAGCCGGAATCGATTTTTGATTACGAGCTGGAAGATTTCGAATTCGAAGGTTATGACCCTTACCCGGTGATTAAGGCCCCGATAGCGATCTGA
- the dxs gene encoding 1-deoxy-D-xylulose-5-phosphate synthase, with the protein MQDTYIFREIPSQRPNTPILDRIDVPAQLRTLPEEDLPQLARELRAFLLWSVGQTGGHFGAGLGVLELTVALHYVFNTPEDRLVWDVGHQAYPHKILTGRREQMGSIRRKDGLAGFPKRAESEYDTFGVGHSSTSISAALGMAIAARMQNTGRKSIAVIGDGAMTAGMAFEALNHAGHLHADMLVILNDNDMSISRNVGGLSNYFAKLLASRTYNQVRDSSKKVLKSTPHLMALAKKTEEHFKGMIAPGTLFEELGFNYIGPIDGHDLPLLVETLENIRELDGPQFLHVVTTKGKGFAPAEADPIGYHAINKIEPVPPSKPEPVKPKQAKPKYANVFGQWLCDAAEQDERVVGITPAMCEGSDLLAFSERYPDRYFDVAIAEQHAVTLAAGLACDGAKPVVAIYSTFLQRGYDQLIHDVAIQDLDVLFAIDRAGLVGEDGPTHAGAFDISYLRCIPKMVVMTPSDENETRQLLHTGLQYHGPAAVRYPRGTGPGAEIQQALTALPLGKGRVVREGARVAILNFGTLLGSALEAADSLNATVADMRFVKPLDESLVLELAEQHDLLVTLEENVVAGGAGSAVTECLNKREVMLPVLQLGLPDRFVDHGKHGELLKECGLDPEGIRSAIASRIDRLGNAALTAIK; encoded by the coding sequence ATGCAGGACACATACATTTTCAGGGAAATCCCGTCGCAGCGGCCCAACACGCCCATTCTTGACCGGATTGACGTGCCCGCCCAGCTGCGCACCCTGCCCGAGGAAGATCTTCCACAACTGGCCAGAGAACTCCGGGCTTTCCTGCTCTGGTCTGTCGGCCAGACCGGCGGGCACTTTGGTGCCGGCCTCGGCGTTCTGGAACTGACCGTCGCCCTGCACTATGTCTTCAATACGCCTGAAGATCGACTGGTCTGGGATGTTGGCCACCAGGCCTACCCCCACAAGATCCTGACTGGTCGCCGGGAACAGATGGGCAGCATCCGCCGCAAGGATGGCCTGGCCGGGTTCCCGAAACGCGCGGAAAGTGAATACGACACCTTTGGCGTTGGCCACTCCAGCACATCCATCAGCGCCGCACTGGGCATGGCCATTGCAGCCCGCATGCAGAATACCGGGCGCAAGAGCATTGCCGTAATCGGCGACGGCGCAATGACCGCCGGGATGGCCTTCGAAGCCCTGAACCACGCCGGCCATCTGCATGCCGACATGCTCGTAATCCTGAACGATAATGACATGTCGATCTCCCGCAACGTGGGCGGGTTGTCCAACTATTTTGCCAAGCTGCTGGCCAGCCGAACCTACAACCAGGTTCGGGACAGCAGCAAGAAAGTGCTGAAAAGCACCCCACACCTGATGGCGCTGGCGAAGAAAACCGAAGAACACTTCAAGGGCATGATTGCCCCGGGCACGCTGTTCGAGGAACTGGGCTTCAACTACATCGGCCCCATTGATGGCCACGACCTGCCATTGCTGGTTGAAACCCTGGAGAACATCCGGGAGCTGGACGGCCCGCAGTTCCTGCATGTGGTCACCACCAAAGGCAAGGGCTTTGCGCCCGCAGAGGCGGACCCCATTGGCTATCACGCCATCAACAAGATTGAACCCGTGCCACCGAGCAAACCGGAGCCGGTCAAACCGAAGCAGGCCAAACCAAAATACGCCAACGTCTTCGGACAGTGGCTGTGCGATGCCGCCGAGCAGGATGAGCGCGTGGTCGGCATTACACCCGCCATGTGTGAAGGCTCAGACCTGCTGGCGTTTTCCGAACGCTACCCGGACCGCTACTTTGACGTCGCCATCGCCGAACAACACGCGGTCACCCTGGCCGCCGGACTGGCCTGTGACGGTGCCAAACCCGTCGTGGCCATCTATTCCACATTTCTGCAACGGGGCTATGACCAACTGATTCACGACGTTGCCATCCAGGATCTGGACGTGCTGTTTGCCATCGACCGGGCGGGGCTGGTGGGCGAAGACGGCCCGACCCATGCCGGCGCGTTCGACATCAGCTATCTCCGCTGCATCCCGAAAATGGTGGTGATGACCCCCTCAGATGAAAACGAAACCCGCCAGCTCCTGCACACCGGTCTTCAGTACCATGGCCCAGCTGCCGTGCGCTACCCCCGGGGCACCGGCCCCGGTGCCGAAATCCAGCAGGCGCTGACGGCTCTGCCCCTCGGCAAGGGTCGCGTTGTTCGCGAGGGCGCTCGGGTGGCCATACTTAACTTTGGCACCCTGTTGGGCTCAGCCCTGGAAGCGGCCGACAGCCTGAATGCGACAGTGGCGGATATGCGTTTCGTTAAACCACTGGATGAGAGCCTGGTACTGGAACTGGCCGAACAACATGACCTGCTGGTAACGCTGGAAGAAAACGTGGTGGCCGGCGGTGCCGGTAGCGCAGTGACCGAATGCCTGAATAAACGGGAAGTGATGCTGCCTGTGCTGCAGCTGGGCTTGCCTGACCGCTTCGTCGACCATGGCAAGCACGGGGAATTGCTCAAGGAATGCGGGCTGGACCCGGAAGGTATCCGTAGCGCCATCGCCAGTCGGATTGACCGCCTCGGTAACGCCGCCCTGACCGCCATCAAGTGA
- a CDS encoding dihydrofolate reductase, with amino-acid sequence MRKALIVAMSRNRVIGRDNKLPWYLPGDLRYFKQATMGKPIIMGRKTWDSIGRPLPGRMNVVISRNPEWQAPAGTVAAASLDEALVKAQAQAELEGGDEVMIIGGGQIYAEALPMVDRMYITQVHAEVDGDAYFPEVNWDDWEEIGREDFSASDNNPYDYSFVVYQRSRSA; translated from the coding sequence ATGAGAAAGGCACTGATTGTTGCGATGTCCCGGAATCGCGTCATTGGGCGGGACAACAAGCTCCCCTGGTATCTGCCTGGCGATCTGCGTTATTTCAAGCAGGCCACGATGGGTAAGCCCATCATCATGGGGCGGAAAACCTGGGATTCTATCGGAAGACCACTGCCGGGGCGGATGAATGTGGTGATTTCCAGAAACCCGGAATGGCAGGCGCCCGCCGGCACGGTTGCGGCGGCATCATTGGATGAGGCGTTGGTCAAGGCTCAGGCCCAGGCGGAGCTGGAGGGTGGTGATGAGGTAATGATTATCGGCGGTGGCCAGATCTACGCCGAGGCGCTGCCCATGGTTGACCGGATGTACATCACACAGGTACACGCCGAGGTAGATGGCGACGCTTACTTTCCGGAAGTGAACTGGGATGACTGGGAAGAAATCGGACGCGAAGATTTCTCCGCGTCTGACAACAATCCTTACGACTACAGCTTTGTCGTCTACCAGCGTAGCCGGTCAGCCTGA
- a CDS encoding sulfite exporter TauE/SafE family protein: protein MTLIGIFILYLALGALAGTMAGLFGIGGGLVIVPVLIFTFGFQGFSAEIAAHLAIGTSLATIVFTSISSIRTHHIHGAVRWELVRPMTVGIIVGALAGAWTASLLSGPMLKTIIGAFAILVAVKMLLEANPKPGRDVPGNAGLGVAGGFVGWASAIFGIGGGTLSVPYLTWCNVRMQQAVATSAACGLPIALAGAAGNIWTGWQNPQLPDFSIGFIYLPALVGIVATSVFFARFGAKLAHKLDGRLLKKIFAVVLILVGLRFLLS, encoded by the coding sequence ATGACCCTGATCGGTATATTCATTCTGTATCTGGCACTAGGTGCACTGGCAGGCACCATGGCAGGCCTGTTCGGAATCGGCGGTGGCCTGGTGATCGTTCCGGTGCTGATTTTCACTTTTGGCTTCCAGGGGTTCAGTGCCGAGATCGCCGCTCACCTCGCTATTGGTACTTCTCTGGCCACGATTGTCTTTACGTCCATCAGTTCCATCCGCACCCACCATATCCATGGGGCTGTCCGGTGGGAACTGGTGCGGCCCATGACGGTCGGAATCATCGTCGGGGCGTTGGCCGGGGCGTGGACGGCATCGCTGCTGAGTGGCCCGATGCTGAAAACCATCATTGGCGCCTTTGCGATTCTGGTCGCGGTGAAAATGCTGCTGGAAGCAAACCCTAAGCCCGGTCGGGATGTGCCTGGTAACGCCGGGCTCGGGGTGGCCGGTGGGTTTGTGGGCTGGGCATCTGCCATCTTCGGAATTGGTGGTGGCACACTCTCCGTGCCTTACCTCACCTGGTGTAACGTGCGCATGCAACAGGCTGTCGCCACGTCCGCGGCCTGTGGCTTGCCGATTGCCTTGGCTGGTGCTGCTGGCAACATCTGGACCGGCTGGCAGAACCCGCAGCTGCCCGATTTCAGTATTGGGTTTATCTATTTGCCGGCGTTGGTCGGTATTGTTGCCACCAGTGTCTTTTTTGCCCGTTTCGGTGCAAAGCTGGCACACAAGCTGGATGGCCGCCTGTTGAAGAAGATATTTGCCGTTGTGCTGATCCTCGTCGGCCTCCGATTCCTGCTGAGTTGA
- the ispA gene encoding (2E,6E)-farnesyl diphosphate synthase — translation MSERLSLALEFLEQSRQQIDQALERSIRDGAASPRLDEAMRYSVLGGGKRIRPALCLAAARAIGADPLAALAPACALELVHAYSLVHDDLPAMDDDDLRRGRPTVHIAFDEASAILAGDALQTLAFALLAEAPELSDQQRIAMIRELATASGHQGMVGGQAIDLESVGRQLTIEQLESMHRHKTGALIEASVRLGALASGSVTDQQLAALSDFASALGLAFQVQDDLLDIEGDTEVIGKRQGSDAAREKPTYPALLGVSGARGHLEKLLDQAQSALDSFGDEAEVLRAMADYVVARSH, via the coding sequence ATGAGTGAGCGCCTGTCCCTGGCTCTGGAATTTCTGGAGCAATCCCGCCAGCAGATTGACCAGGCACTGGAACGCTCTATTCGCGATGGCGCCGCCTCACCCAGGCTGGATGAGGCCATGCGCTACAGCGTTCTGGGCGGTGGCAAGCGCATTCGCCCGGCATTGTGCCTGGCCGCGGCCCGCGCCATCGGCGCCGATCCATTAGCGGCGCTGGCCCCCGCCTGTGCGCTGGAACTGGTGCACGCCTATTCCCTGGTGCACGACGACCTGCCCGCCATGGATGACGACGACCTTCGGCGTGGCCGACCAACCGTTCACATCGCGTTTGATGAGGCCAGCGCCATACTGGCCGGCGATGCGCTGCAAACACTGGCCTTTGCACTTCTGGCGGAGGCCCCGGAGCTGTCCGACCAACAACGCATCGCAATGATTCGGGAACTGGCGACCGCCAGCGGACATCAGGGCATGGTTGGCGGCCAGGCCATTGATCTGGAATCGGTTGGCCGCCAACTGACCATAGAACAGCTTGAGTCCATGCATCGCCACAAAACCGGCGCCCTGATCGAAGCCAGTGTTCGCCTTGGCGCGCTGGCATCCGGTTCGGTCACAGACCAACAACTGGCCGCCCTGTCTGATTTTGCCAGCGCCCTGGGCCTGGCGTTTCAGGTGCAGGATGACCTGCTGGATATTGAAGGCGATACCGAAGTCATCGGAAAGCGACAGGGCTCGGACGCCGCCAGGGAGAAACCCACCTATCCGGCCCTGCTGGGTGTTTCCGGCGCCAGGGGACACCTGGAGAAGCTGCTGGATCAGGCCCAGAGTGCCCTGGACAGTTTCGGCGACGAAGCCGAGGTGCTAAGGGCCATGGCCGATTATGTGGTGGCCAGAAGCCACTGA
- a CDS encoding exodeoxyribonuclease VII small subunit gives MAGENNSSTSIADFEKSLDELERLVRDLEQGELSLEQSLAAFERGVKLTRECQTALKTAEQRVEQLVQNSDGSLETRPFSADDAN, from the coding sequence ATGGCCGGTGAGAATAACAGCAGCACATCCATTGCCGACTTTGAAAAATCCCTGGACGAACTTGAACGATTGGTTCGCGATCTTGAGCAGGGAGAGCTTTCGCTGGAGCAGTCACTGGCAGCCTTCGAACGGGGCGTAAAGCTCACCCGAGAATGCCAGACCGCCCTGAAAACCGCCGAACAGCGTGTTGAACAGCTGGTTCAGAACAGCGATGGCTCCCTGGAGACCCGTCCCTTTTCAGCGGATGATGCCAACTGA
- the lgt gene encoding prolipoprotein diacylglyceryl transferase, translating to MLQHPQIDPVAIAIGPLKIHWYGLTYLVGFAAGWWLGRLRSRKPWSPLNEEQVGDLLFYMALGVILGGRFGYVVFYNFDAFLADPLWLLRVWEGGMSFHGGLLGVMLAMWWFGRKTSAGFWSIADFVAPLVPVGLGAGRIGNFINGELWGKPTDVSWGMVFRTAPDSLARHPSQLYQFALEGVVLFAILWWFSSRPRPKMAVSGLFLACYGSFRFFTEFFRQPDPQLGYLAFDWLTMGQVLSLPMVIAGAALIVIAYRRNAA from the coding sequence ATGTTGCAACACCCGCAGATTGACCCGGTGGCCATCGCCATCGGCCCCCTGAAAATCCACTGGTATGGCCTGACCTACCTGGTTGGCTTCGCCGCTGGCTGGTGGCTTGGCCGCCTGCGTAGCCGCAAACCCTGGTCGCCCCTGAATGAAGAGCAAGTAGGTGACCTGCTGTTTTACATGGCCCTGGGGGTTATTCTCGGTGGCCGTTTCGGGTATGTGGTGTTTTATAACTTCGATGCCTTCCTGGCCGACCCGTTATGGTTGTTGCGGGTGTGGGAAGGGGGAATGTCGTTCCATGGCGGCCTGCTGGGCGTTATGCTGGCGATGTGGTGGTTCGGGCGTAAAACGTCGGCCGGGTTCTGGAGCATCGCCGATTTTGTGGCGCCGCTGGTGCCGGTGGGCCTGGGCGCGGGCCGCATCGGCAACTTCATCAATGGGGAGCTCTGGGGCAAACCGACGGATGTGTCCTGGGGCATGGTGTTCCGCACCGCTCCAGACAGCCTGGCCAGGCACCCCTCCCAGCTCTACCAGTTTGCCCTGGAAGGCGTGGTACTGTTCGCCATCCTGTGGTGGTTCTCCTCCCGGCCGCGCCCGAAAATGGCCGTCTCTGGCCTGTTTCTGGCCTGCTATGGCAGCTTCCGATTCTTTACCGAATTCTTCCGCCAACCTGACCCGCAACTGGGTTACCTGGCCTTCGACTGGCTGACCATGGGGCAGGTGCTATCGTTGCCCATGGTTATTGCCGGCGCTGCCCTGATTGTTATTGCTTACCGGAGAAACGCTGCATGA